The Brassica napus cultivar Da-Ae chromosome C7, Da-Ae, whole genome shotgun sequence genomic interval TAATAGTGAGTCGTTTTCTTCGCAGTCACTTTGATACTCTTCTCCGAACAGTTCTCGGTAAATCCTTCTGTAATACATGCACTTGAAAGATAGATCGAGTGAGATCATCACTGTTGTATCAATCCGATTAATAGTGAAGTGCATGAGAGTTTTGTTCTCTCCCCAGTCAGTAGGAAACGAAGGCTGGGTAAATAAATTGTCTGTGTTGTTTGCGTTTGGATTTGATTCACAAGCGGTCACTAGTTAAGGAGCTAAGCTATCACACATAAATAATGCTTAGGAAACTTGATAAAGATTGAAATCGAACCTAGTCTGATACcttaacaagtggtatcagagccaggttctcGGTGAAGAGAACTAGGTTCGCTTAGCGGAGGAGCTGTGGTGTGGTATTGAAGCTGTGTGTGTAGTGTGATTTGGTGTGTGTGAAGTGTGTTGCGTACATCGACAGTATGGAATCCGTTCATGGAAAGTTTAAGATGGAGAAGTTTGATGGATCTGGTGACTTTGGGATGTGGAAGTTCAAGATGCTAATGCAGCTGGAGCTGCAAGGGCTGGGACACATCTTGACGGCATAATCAATCTCAGCAAAAGAAGAAACTGATGGTGATCCAGTCACGGAGAAAGAAGTCAAGAAAGACCCCCTGGATAAAGAGAAGGATACTAGAGCGAGGAATCTTATTTGCTGAAGCCTCACCAACATGGTACTAAGAAAGGTTATGAAGGAAACTACAGCCTTGGGGCTTTGGAAAGCACTTGAGGGTGACTATCAAACCAAGATGCTTCCTAATCGCATCTATCTAAAGCAGAGCTTTGCTTGTTATAAAATGGAGGAAACCAAGAGCATTGAAGAAAATCTGGATGTGTTCCTAAAGCTGGTGGATGATCTAGCGAGTTTAAACATACAAGTTTCTGATGAGGATCAGACAATACAAATTCTTACAAGTTTTCCTCCTCAATATGATTCATTGGTTCACACTCTCAAGTATGGTAACGGCAAGGAAACCCTGACGGCTAAGGAAGTCACAACCTCAACATATGCTAAAGAGGCTGAACTCATAGAGAGAGGGTTGAACAAGCTTTCAAAGTCAAACGCAGAGGGACTTGTCGCTGCTAAAGGAAGAAGTGATAAAAGATCAGGGAACAAAGGAAGATGCATAtctaaaaacaaagattatCGATCGAAGTCTAAAGGAAAGGTTCAACAAAGAACTCGAGGATGTTGGATTTGTGGAAAGGAAGGTCACTTCAAAAGAGAATGCCCTGAGAGGAAAGATCAGAGATCTTCTAGTGCTGCAAATGTTGCACATGACAAAGAGTATCCAATGATTCTAACAGCAAGTGTACAAGACTAGGCCTGGGATGGATCGGGTATCTGGGCAATTTTAAGATATCTGGATCcagatccttatccggcggatccataattttactattgttatccggatccggaattctcggatatccgggcgtcggatatccttctaaaaattgtaatatccggcggatatccggattcggatctagatccttaaaataaataaaaatattaatatatataaaatattaacaataatttaaaaataaaaatatatataatgtttttaattatttctatgtataatattacaaaatttacataaaatttatatatactattataaaaatgaaaatatattaaataaaattagtttttatatatagatattactattttagaaaaagttattaataaaatttacggatccggatatccagactaaaaaatcaagatatccggatccggctttgacggatccaacattttactatccggatccggatgcGGCCCCTCCGGGTATCCGggttttcggatcggatccggatcggatcTCAAATAAAAATCCCAAGACTATACAAGACACTAAGGCTGAATGGATACTTGACTCGGGATGTGCATTTCACATCACACCAAATCGAGAAGTCTTATTCGACTTAAAAGTTGGAAGGTGGTAAAGTACTAATGGGCAACAATACATTCACCGAAGAGAAAGGAATTGGAAAGCTGAAGATTATAAACCCAGATCAGTCTACGGTTGTTCTGACTGAGGTGAGGTACATGCTTACCATGGGAAGGAATTTAATCTCCTACGGTCAGCTAGAGAAAAGCGGCTGCAAGTATACAGGAGAAGGATTTAAAGTTGTATTCACGAAAAATGGAAAGAAGGTTATCTCTGGGAAGTCTAAAGAACGGCTCTATTATCTTGAAGGTTCAGTTACTAAAGCTGAAGTAAACGTTGCAAGAACATAAGTGAATCTGACTAATCTGTGGCACTCTAGGTTGGGACATATGAGTTTGAAGAACATGGATATTCTTGTGAAGAGTGGATATCTTAAGGAGAAAGAGGTTCACACGTTGGATTTCTGTGAGAATTGTGCTCTAGGAAAAGCTTATAAGTTACCGTTTTCTACTGCTATATAAACATGCTACAACAGAAACTCTTGCATATGTTCATAGTGATCTGTGGGGTTCGGTATCTAATGAGGAAAGCTTATCAGGTTGCAAGTACTTCCTGACATTGATTGATGATTTCTCCAAAAAGGTTTGGATCAGGTTCTTGAGATCTAAAGATGAAACCTATGAGAACATTGCAGAATGGAAGAAGCTGGTTGAAACTCAGACAAGAAAGAAGATCAAATGTCTATGAACAGATAATGACCTTGAGTTTAGTAACAACTTGATGGATACGATGTATAAAAAAGCAGGAATAAAGAGACACCAAACGTGtacttatactccacagcaaaatgaaGTTGCAGAAAGAATGAACAGGACTATTGCAGACAAGATTTGTTGTATGCTAGCAGAGTCAGGACTAGAGAAGAAGTTTTGGGCAGAGACATCTTCCACGGCAGTGTATTTGATTAATCGAACTCCTAATGCGTCTATTGAATTTAAGATCACAGAGGAAGTTTGGTCTGGAATTAAAGTGGAGTTTGGTCATCTAAAAAGGTTTGGTTGTGTAGCTTATGTTCACACAGTTCAAGATAAAATGAGCCCGAGGGCTTTGAAAGGCATATTTATGGGATATCCTTAGGGAACCAAAGGGTATATAGTGTGGTTGGCGGACGAAGGTAAGTCAACGATAAGCAGAAATATGGTATTCGATGAGAGTACGTTGTACATGAAGTCTAAAGGGAAGGAAGTCGACTGTGTTCCTAAGTCTAAAAGAGTTATCTTCAGAGCTGATTTAATTTAGGGTCCTTCTCGGAACAGTTCTAGTTTCAAAATTAGTTCTACATCTGAGTCAGGGCATACCGGTGAAGGTGGAGTTACTTCTAGTCAACAAAAAAACTCAGATTcagaagaaagtgaagaagaatCGAAAGAAGAAGCAGAGGGTTAGGAAGAATCTCTAAATGATTATCTACTTGCTAGAGATCGTGTAAGAAGGCAAACTAAACCTCCTGCTATGTTTGAGAGTGAAGACTTTGTGGCCTACGCGTTGATGTGTGCTGATGTTATAGTTGCTGAGGAACCGAGATCATTAGCAGAAGCAAAATGGAGCAAGGATTGGGATAAATGGAATGCTTCTATGAAGGAAGAAAAAGATTCCTTGGATAAGAATCACACTTGGGATATTGTTGAAAGACCTCTGAGACAGAGAGTCATTGGATGCAAGTGGATTCACAAACTCAAGGAAGGAATTCCGGATATAGAAGATCCTAGATACAAGTCTAGGTTGGTTGCTAAAGGTTTTACTCAAGTAGAGGGTATTGAGTACAATGAGATTTTTGCGCCAGTGGTGAAGCATGTGTCTATAAGGATTATCATGTCCTATGTTGTAAACGTTGATGCTGAACTAGAACAGATGGACGTGAAAACTGCTTTTCTACACGGAAACCTAGATGAGACTATCTACATGGAACAACCAGAGGGGTTTGTTAAAAAGGGAGATGAGGGGAAAGTTTGTCTTCTCAGAACGTCGCTAtacggtttgaaacaatctccTTGACAGTGGAATTTGAGGTTTGGTTCGTTCATCAAGACACTTGGTTTTATAAGGTGTGTTAAAGATCATTGTGTGTACATGAAGAAGTCAAGGACATGAGATTGCATTTATCTACTCTTATACGTGGATGATATGTTGATTGCGGCTAAAAGTAAGAAAGACATTCAGGTGCTAAAGAAGAGTTTGAGTacagaattcgagatgaaagatcttggagcGGCTTCTAGAATTCTCGGAATGGATATCGTGAGAGATAGAAGGAAAGGGGTACTGAAACTGACACATAATAGATACATTGGATAGGTTTGAAGACGTTCGGAATGGAATTTTGTAAACCGGTTATAACACAAACAAAATCTCAGTTTAAGCTAAAGAGCTTAACAAATAAAGAGTGGTTACTCGAGTCAAAGGTTATGGACTCAGTTACATATGCGAGTGTTGTTGGGAGCCTGATGTATGATATGGTTGGTTCGAGACCTGATCTTGCTTTCGCGGTTGGTTTGGTTAGCAGGTTTGTGTCCAAACCAAGTAGAGAACACTGGGAAGCAGTGAAATGGATACTAAGGTATCTAAAAGGATCTAAAGATGTTTGCTTAACATTCACTAAGTCAGAAAATTTCGAAGTTGAAGGCTTTTGTGATTCAGACTACTCTACTGATCTCGATAAGCGAAGATCAATCATTGGCTACGTGTTTAAAGTGGGTGGTAATACGGTGAGTTGGAGATCAACACTTCATCATGTGGTGGCTTTGTCAACCACATATGCTTAGTATATGGCATTATCGGAAGCGACAAAGGAAGGATTGTGGTTGAGAGAATTCTGTGATGAGTTAGGATTTGATTCAGAGTTCTTTAAGCTACATTGTGACTCACAAAGCGTGATTTGCCTAGCTAAGAATCTAGTTCATCATGACCGTACTAAACACGTTGCTAGGAAGATTCATTTCATCAGGGACATTATTGAGCTGGGTCTAGTGAAGGTCCTAAAGATTCATACTAGTCTAAATACGACAGATATGTTAACAAATATGTTACGTGGAAGTGCGTTCGAGAAATGCCTCGTAACGCTGGCGGTCGTTGCCTGAGTAATTTGAGAAGTATTCCGAGATGGCACTGTTGTTTGGTCATCTCAACAAGACGGAGTACATGTTACAACAGAGAGAACATTGAGTTAGTGGTTTGTTCTTAGTCAAACATCGGAGTTAACTAATGGGAAGTTTAAAGAGTAAGTGAGATTCTTACGCAGGGGTTACTGGAGTCTCGCCAAACACGTTCAGATGTTGGTTGACTGAAAAGGGTAAACTTAGTGAATCTGGATTGTTTTGCGAAGTAACTGTATGTTATTGAAGAAGTGAAAAGTACTTACAGTATTCAAGGTTGGAAAGTCTGTGTGGTTGAACTTCAGTTGGTTCAGTTGGATTTGGAGTCGGGATAGGTTCGGGATCTGGTGGTACTGGAATAGAGACAGAGTCTGGGATTTTGAAATCAGCTGGAAGGTTGAGAGTAGGAGAGCTTACGAGTTCATGATTGTAAAACAGCGGGTCAGGGCTGGTTGCAGGTTCCTGAGGAATCAGAAAGGGGTTATCATCTGTTTTGGGATAGCTGTTTGAACCAGAGCGAATGGTTTGAGGAGATGGAGGCATCGTCACAAGTCGGAGAAGATGGAGTTCATTTCGGCGGAAGTTCTTCGGTTTGAAACTGACCTAACAAAGGTGGAGATTTATGAAGTATTGTCATTTTAAGGTCTGGGCTTTGAGGTGGGCCTATGGAGTAATCATATCAAGTTGGTAAATGGAATGGGTTGGGGATAAGCTCATTAAGATTCAGCTTGATATCAGTGAGCTTAAGAGGATAAGGTTACGGTTACAGCGGACCCCACGAGTTAACAGAATACTTCGTcttcctcaaaagaaacagagtGAAGAAAAGATTAGAGCAAGAATTACAGAAGAGAGAAATAGAGAAAGTATCAGAGCGGAGGAGAAAGCTTGATTGAGAATAGAGAGATCCAGTAGTTGATCATAGCTATTGAGGTCAAGGAGCTTTCTCCGGATCATTCTGCGTGTCCTTTTCGTCATCAGAGGAATCAGAGGCTGATAGTGAGTCGTCTTCTTCGCAATCACTTTGATACTCTTCTCCGAACAGTTCTCGGTAAATCCTTCTGTAATACCTGAACTTGAAAGATAGATCGAGCGAGATCATCATTGTTGTATCAATCCGATCAATAGTGAAGTGCATGAGAGTTTTGTTCTCTCCCCAATTAATAGGAAACGAAGACTGGGTAAACAAATTGTCTATGTTGTTTGCGTTTGGATTTGATTCACAGATGGTCACTAGTTAAGGAGCTAAGCTATCACACATAAAAACACACTTCAGAAACTTGATAAAGATTGAAATAGAACCTAGTTTGATACCTTAACAGTTCCGTCTGCAAAGTTTTGTTTTACTACATCTCTGATTATTAATGAGATTGTTGTTAGAGGAGATATTTCCAATCTAACTTTTACCCTAGGGCAGGAATGATATCATGATATAAATAACTAATTGTTAGTTCTAGATTTATAATTAGTACATAAAAGCTGATTAAAGGTTTCTAAATTTTGGGTAACTAAAAATAGATAAACAAAGGATAATGATAAGTAAATAGGAACATATACATTAATAGACTAATATACCATATAACTATAGTTGAAGAAATTTGAAGAGAGATACGAAATATTTGAAGGggatatccaaaattttaggATATGCGTGTAGGCTGTTCGAAGATTTGATGTGTTCagttaagaaaaattatttgatgTGGGATTAGATGCCAATGGGCTACTTAATTACTAAATAAGACTAAACTgtgaaaataaatagttttttgtcaacattatatataaaatagttgaaTCCGAAAGTTTAGAATCTATATCaagcaaataaaaattattagtatgCAGTACATGTCTAGATTCAAGATGTATCGGCCCTTATCGAGATCCAGCCTTCTCCAGTTAATCTCTCGGATGACTCATGTTTAATCCTGGATATATatgatcatatttttttttcactacCTTTGATTCGATCCATATATAGGTGAATTCTCACACGAATTGTTTggtatttgtttcctttttttttgtcactgagAACTTTGTTTCCTGGTGTAACTTTTGCAAACTAATTTCTCTAGATAGAGCAAACCAATTAACTTCTTTCAGTTTAAACTTGATTAGATTAACAACAGCAAAAATAGTTTAAGTTTCACTATTTACACTAAGGAAAATTGAGtcttgtgttttattttattcgatatttcaaaaaaaaaatttgatcttttcatgattaaaattttgaaataacatactccttccgtttcattTTAAGTGTCATTTAGACACTTTTCACgcatattaagaaaatgattgaaatgtatttatgatttattaattACGTCTAATTGACCAAtgatatttgagataaataaatttatttatttgatcaatGCATTTTGCAATTAATATTAAgctaaaaataagtaaaaactGCATTGGAAATCTAAAACGACACATtttatataacaataaaaaaaacaaaaatgacacTCTTTAAGAAATAGAGggaggatatatatataaagtatatcATAAATGTTTTCAATTTATATCTTCTAATTAATTCATAGATGTCCAAAAATCTAGTTATTCATTGTTTCataaagaatatataaactaactCTTTTAGGTATCTCAAATTAGTTCATTGTTTTTAATCGAACCTAGATAAGAATTACATTTGAAAGACAGTGCAATATATGGAGATATAAAATAATGCGAGAgagaaaatttgataaaaaaatgtttacgaTATTTTTAAGCAAGAATCTTTTACCTTCCTGGCCACTTCACTAAAGCCCGGTGGGAAGATTCTGCGACTCTCAGGTCTCTTTCAGTATTGTTAATTTATGTGAATATCTGTCCTAGTTTACGGTAATCAGTTAAATCAGATGTTccccttctttctctcttttgcaTCCACTACATTTTAGAATAATTAGTCATCTTTATTTTAATTCGCTTTAGAAAATAAGTGATCAATCGTTACCTCTCACTCTCGTGCGactacaaatataaaaatcttgTTGCCTCGTATATGCTTCATTGATTTATTCTGAATctcagtattttttttcaatttaattaaaaacatataggTGGTGGAAGAATATTTCTAGTTTGGCAACGACTCTGAATTACCGTAAATGTTTCAAACGTTTACTATTGATTCCTTTCATATATGGCCGTGGTGATTCCATACATAacttaaacatgtttttttctcttaacAAATGTTCGAACAAGAAATATGAGCTTAAAACTATGTTCTGTCAACAGCTTAATTtattcagtatatatagcaGTAGCACAGCTAGGAAACATATTTTAGTAACAAAACTTTAAACTAAATTCACGAAAGTATGAGCTATGAGAAGTGGTGAACCAACAAAAAGCGGAATCTGGAATTAAAACAACATATCgctttaataaaaataatgtaaagcTTTTTCTTACCCGTTTGTTCTTTATAACAAGTTTCCATATATTCCCTTTTGCTCTCTCGACTCTAATGCTTTATATTCTTTTCTCCTTTAgcctctcttttctctttctttcaaaTGGAATTATAATATACTCTTGATAAATAAGTGATTAAAAACTAAGCATAATAAGAGATAACACATCAAGTGGTTGTACGTAGTTTGATGATTTAACTTGAGCCATAAATACTTTTTGCTAAGTACATATGATATTTGAGCTATTGCAAAGTTCATAAAACGATTTGAGTATATtccaaataatttaaaccatatatttgattttttatatgatagCTAAAGCCATATCATTTACATATGCATGTACCCGCCAATCAAACATGCGGCAAAATCCGGGTGGAAAAAAGTTAAACAtcataaataaatttgttaGCTTGCAATTTTTGGATAGCTAAGAGCATTTTTATCCTCACTTCATAATTTACTGCGAAATAGAATAcgaaatggagtgaaaaatggattaattaagaaacaaaaaataattattccataaataaagtgattttttttttctacttcattttctattctatttttaaattatggaATGGGGATAATTAAAGATGCCCTAAGTCTgcttatttttttcatcaagccatatttactttttaataaataaaattctctattaaattaatgaaaatgtCTTCagctattatttattattttaaaaatttatcttaatgacaattttgtttaaaacaaTGTATATGTTTCTAACCGCATCTATTTTTCCTAACCGTTAAAAGTAAAACACGTCTTACTGCGCCGGCTATGACATTTGTTCACGTACCAATCAAATCTTCAatttatatccaaaatatataaacttaaaaagcCAGTAAATATTCCAAATAAGATGAAACATATATGCATGGTAGCATCGAAAGCCTTAGGCTTTTTAGAGAATCACACTCATAGCCATTGACTCATTAGAGAATAGTAACGATTTCTAATAGGGAGacgcttctctctctctctctctctctctctctctctctctctctctctctctctctctctctctctctctctctctctctctctctctctctctctctacgtataatatgtgtgtatatatgtaTGGTGACAGATCACTTTATTCCATCCAGCCCTTTAAATTGAGCCATCTAAAAAGGACAGGAACCTCCTCGTGATCCTCCTTGTGTCCACAACCCAACATTTTATTCCGCTTTTCCTCTgtcttctacttcttcttcttcatcctctcttcttctccaaacCCTAATTTTCACAAACCCTCAAAacattgaatatatattttaagaaatctTCAGCATATACTTATCATCTCAAATTTGAAGCAAGTACAAATTCCTCTTAGTTTCTTGATCATCTGTTTACAGCCAAAAACACTAATAGATATTCTTCTtacatacacacatatatagaGATTATATAGGCAATATATATATGGCTTCCTCATCAGAACTAAGCTTGGACTGCAAGCCACAAAGCTACTCTATGCTTTTGAAATCCTTTGGGGAGAATTTTCAGAGCGATCAAACCACACAAAAGCTTGAAGATCTTCTTTCTCGCCTCGAACAAGAACGTCTCAAGATCGATGCTTTCAAGCGCGAGCTCCCCCTTTGCATGCAGCTCCTTAACAATGGTACATATATATCcagttacaaatattttacatatacaTCCATATAGTagtgtataatatatattgaaaataaaagacttaaaacaagaacagaaacctaactgataaaatattattacataCACCTAGAAGAGTTTTTTATTATCTTACTTTTTCAAAAGATCTTTATTCGTTAATTTAAGaatttatttcataaaaatcAGAGCTTGCTTTTGAATTCTTTGAAtcaaaaaaaaagcttttgtTAATTCCTCCCATCCCATCACtgaaatcaataaatttaactaaAGTGATTTTAAAGGTTTTATAGGTTCATGTTAGTTACATCTTTAACTTTCATGTGTTTCAAAttactttaatatattttcagcTGTGGAAGTTTACAAACAACAGCTAGAAGCATATCGAGCAAATAACAACAACCAAAGTGTTGTCACAAGACCGGTTCTTGAAGAGTTCATCCCCTTAAGAAACCAACCCGAAAAGGCGAATAATTGGATGACGACTGCTCAGCTTTGGAGCCAACCTGAAACCAAACCTAAAAGCATTGATCAAACTACAGATCAGTCTCCAAAAGACGAGCTTGCTAGTAGTCCAAAACTCGGACATGTTGATGCGAAACAAAGAAATGGCGGTGGTGCTTTTCATCCTTTCTCTAAGGAACAACATTTGCCTGAATTAGCTCTATCTACGGAGGTCAAAAGGTTCTCTCCGACCAATGAACATCCTAATGACCATGGTAATGATGAGAGCATAATAAATAGTGGtaaaaacaacaataataatatcAATTCGAATAGCAATGGAGTTTCTTCTACAACAAGTCAAAGTAATAGAAAGGCACGGCGTTGCTGGTCGCCGGATTTGCACAGGAGATTTGTCCAAGCTCTTCAAATGCTTGGTGGTTCTCAAGGTACAAATTAGTAACTTGTTATAATTATGTTTTAGGTTGCTGTAGGTTCAACATGGGTAGTTCCACATAATTATATACAACTCTGAAGTTATTTTTAAGAATCACAGATAACCTAAATTTCAGTTAGGGTTTTGCTCTGATTTTCAAGTGAGCAAAATATACTAATATGCATCGATTTGCCTTGATTTGACTTTACTATTGTTCATTTATCGGTCGTATATATTATTCTGacataaaattaagttttttagCTTTTCGGTTGATAAAAGATACAGTAATTAGAATATACTATGGATCAACTTGAGACGATAAAAACTATGATTCATATTCAGTTCTTAATTAAAAGTATAGTGAATTTtcaagtaatttttatttatttgatatttgtattTTCGATTCAGATTTGGATTCAATTTCAGATTGAtggaatatattaaaaataaacatattaatcCCTTTGCTCAAAAGAAAACGTAACCATATTAactcaattaaaataaaatcttcaTGCTTGAATCGAATTGATTTGATATATTCTGAAATCAATCCATAACTATAtggtgaattttttttgtatatgttgttgCAGTGGCTACACCAAAACAGATAAGGGAGCTGATGAAAGTCGATGGTTTGACCAATGATGAAGTCAAAAGTCATCTCCAGGTAACCTACATCACAAGCCACCACAATATGCTCACTTGTTTgattaactttttattaattataattaagtaCTTTATGTTAATTAACAGAAATATCGGCTTCACACTAGAAgaccaagcccaagcccacaaACATCAGGTGGACAAGGTCCTCATTTAGTGGTCCTTGGTGGCATATGGGTTCCACCAGAGTACACCACTGCACACGGCGGCACTCCAACTCTCTACCACCACCAAGTTCACCACCACCATGGCAACGCGGCGACGCAGCCTCCACAACACTTTTGCTCTTCTCAAGAATTCTACACAACTCCGCCTACACCGCAGCCACTCCATCACCAACACTTCCAAACATTCAACGGCTCATCCGCCGGTGGTGCCACGTCCAACGATTCAGCTCATCATCAGTTAACGGATAGTGCCACCGATGAAGGGAAGTCTCTCGAGAGTGGTGGTGGAgagggaaaaggattggctgcTCTGAGGGAGGAAGGTGAAGATCAGAGTAATATCAATGGAAGCGAAATAACTCTGAAATTCTAAAAACATTCTTCTTGATTAATTAGAGGGAAAGATTATAGGGTTAATTAAGGTTTGTGGGTGGCTATGTGAATGTGACTAAATTCATTGCTTGTATCTCTCTATGTACTTCTGAGTAGAAAAATGAACCGTAGGAGGCAGTGAGTGTTTTATCGAATTTATGATTAACTATCATAGTTGATCTTGTTGAATATTGTGTCACTTAATTAGAAAATCATTGTGTCATTTACTCTTATAACTAGCTAAATAAGATGTACTGTTTTGTCTTCTTTTACTTTAGTTGGTAGCTCATGCTCCTATATTAATATTCTGATAGCATTATGAATTTTTGTAGGCGTTACTCATGCCTAAATTGATAGCGTCAATGTGTTCATTTTTTACTATATCAATTTTTGGTcgattaaaagaaaaatgtagTGAAGTTTATATATCGATGTGAGTTATATAATTACTTAATTAGTTACTGTTTATATGCTGCATCTACATCTGATCCGTTTTCATGTGTTCTCTGATGGACTAGACATGGAGTGGTCCTAGAATGATCAATTATGCACTAAAAATCTAGCgaaattttctttgattttttgttaCTTGATGTCATAAACAAGTGTAAGCACTACTGAACCTGTATCTATTTTTCAATATTCATATAATCGTATTAAATTAG includes:
- the LOC106390418 gene encoding myb family transcription factor EFM gives rise to the protein MASSSELSLDCKPQSYSMLLKSFGENFQSDQTTQKLEDLLSRLEQERLKIDAFKRELPLCMQLLNNAVEVYKQQLEAYRANNNNQSVVTRPVLEEFIPLRNQPEKANNWMTTAQLWSQPETKPKSIDQTTDQSPKDELASSPKLGHVDAKQRNGGGAFHPFSKEQHLPELALSTEVKRFSPTNEHPNDHGNDESIINSGKNNNNNINSNSNGVSSTTSQSNRKARRCWSPDLHRRFVQALQMLGGSQVATPKQIRELMKVDGLTNDEVKSHLQKYRLHTRRPSPSPQTSGGQGPHLVVLGGIWVPPEYTTAHGGTPTLYHHQVHHHHGNAATQPPQHFCSSQEFYTTPPTPQPLHHQHFQTFNGSSAGGATSNDSAHHQLTDSATDEGKSLESGGGEGKGLAALREEGEDQSNINGSEITLKF